From a region of the Phaeodactylum tricornutum CCAP 1055/1 chromosome 4, whole genome shotgun sequence genome:
- a CDS encoding predicted protein: protein MLARSIQHFVFGYGSLICPHSRAITAPDQAHKIATPVVVHGVERTWSKRTNRGMTAMGVRFSTEAECVGVLLPVNDQELSQFDEREMGYDRVALNLDNVSAVPFLEQDEHYEDDDVFLQAKERNNTETVQIWVYVPQRTLPPAPEHPIVQTYVDTILRGCLSISEEFAKEFIETTKGWHPDELSSQDSNESDSDASDEEAIWVDDRQDPVYIRGDPKWSRSKAKELDLLLQTHRPDQFSNRTSERYLIFMYGILYSPCKLATFADSVPMAMHAVVTGADKGIGLELYRQLANNSKDYQQIFAICRKTSAELTSLATESHSRVQIVSGIGIMQDDAPTKLQQFFRTNNDKTVPIHLFDPQRWRVWTDRSLCKSQKYVRFSNVFKHLTDTHVV from the exons ATGTTGGCTCGTTCCATTCAGCATTTTGTCTTCGGCTACGGCTCGTTAATATGCCCGCATTCCCGTGCTATTACGGCCCCCGATCAGGCCCACAAGATTGCCACACCCGTTGTCGTACACGGCGTTGAGCGGACTTGGTCCAAACGGACGAACCGCGGGATGACGGCGATGGGCGTGCGTTTCTCAACCGAGGCCGAGTGTGTTGGGGTACTCTTACCGGTTAACGACCAAGAATTGTCGCAGTTCGACGAGCGCGAAATGGGCTATGACCGAGTTGCTCTGAATCTAGACAATGTGTCTGCTGTGCCGTTTCTGGAACAGGACGAACActacgaagacgacgacgtctTTCTTCAAGCCAAGGAGCGCAACAACACGGAGACTGTTCAGATATGGGTCTACGTACCACAAAGAACCCTGCCACCAGCTCCGGAACATCCCATTGTACAAACATACGTGGACACCATTCTGAGAGGATGCTTGTCCATTTCTGAAGAGTTTGCCAAGGAATTCATCGAAACGACCAAGGGTTGGCATCCTGATGAATTGTCATCGCAGGACAGCAATGAAAGCGATAGTGATgcgagcgacgaagaagctaTTTGGGTGGACGATCGACAAGACCCTGTATACATTCGCGGGGATCCCAAATGGAGTCGAAGTAAAGCCAAAGAGCTGGATCTCCTATTGCAAACGCATCGCCCTGATCAATTCTCTAACC GGACGTCCGAGCGATATCTGATATTTATGTACGGCATCCTTTACTCTCCATGTAAATT AGCTACATTTGCTGACTCTGTACCTATGGCGATGCATGCGGTCGTAACTGGAGCCGACAAGGGGATTGGTCTGGAACTATATCGGCAGCTCGCCAACAATTCTAAAGATTATCAACAGATCTTTGCCATCTGTCGTAAAACAAGTGCCGAACTGACATCTTTGGCCACCGAATCCCATTCACGAGTGCAGATCGTATCAGGTATTGGCATTATGCAGGACGACGCGCCAACGAAACTTCAGCAGTTCTTTCGAACAAACAACGACAAGACCGTCCCAATACACTTGTTTGACCCACAACGCTGGCGCGTATGGACCGACCGAAGTCTTTGCAAATCACAAAAATATGTACGCTTCTCAAACGTTTTCAAACATCTCACCGATACGCATGTTGTATAG
- a CDS encoding predicted protein encodes MTPSRPATHTGNGRHWRSSLRQSLRNSIHRLSLQRGSSSRKSPSGKTEKNPGVSKKEQDQLDCMLDCLSQKELEAAACASYCYSQRRQVLADSETTKSESAHERRKFAALLCLNFLRSKNHCTKKALSKLKATLAFRDDTQIDKLRTVFDRKKPVDCKKTSSLLAQLEQKAAYVQGYDKDGRATYIFVPRRVHNHDETSTLNLHVYTLERALACSQSDDGQVNAVVDFYGFSYSQHAPPTHVGKHFLNVFRQHYAGAVHHIFIVDAPRSFRFLWTIFAPFIGQGTREKIKFLKSVRTASKQSVSRSALSDFYDREEATPWMVAGGEKECELDLNEYLYNTRFDQAFGDSRIAQSPKL; translated from the coding sequence ATGACACCGTCTCGACCTGCAACTCATACTGGCAATGGCCGTCACTGGCGGTCTTCTTTGCGACAGAGTCTACGGAATTCGATTCATCGCTTGTCGTTACAGCGTGGCTCCTCTTCCCGCAAAAGTCCGAGTGGCAAGACTGAGAAAAATCCTGGCGTTTCCAAGAAGGAGCAAGATCAACTCGATTGCATGCTGGATTGCCTATCACAAAAAGAGCTGGAAGCCGCCGCTTGCGCTTCGTACTGTTACTCCCAGCGACGTCAGGTGCTGGCAGATTCCGAGACGACAAAGTCTGAATCTGCCCACGAGCGGAGAAAGTTTGCAGCCTTGTTGTGTCTAAACTTTCTGCGCTCCAAAAATCACTGCACAAAAAAAGCGCTTTCGAAACTGAAGGCGACACTTGCCTTTCGTGACGACACGCAAATTGACAAGTTGCGAACTGTTTTTGATCGGAAAAAGCctgttgactgtaagaaAACTTCATCATTGCTAGCGCAACTCGAACAAAAGGCCGCCTACGTGCAGGGTTACGATAAAGACGGTCGCGCAACCTACATTTTCGTGCCCCGCCGGGTCCACAACCACGACGAAACGTCCACGCTGAACCTACACGTGTACACCTTGGAACGTGCCTTGGCTTGTTCCCAATCGGACGACGGCCAAGTTAATGCCGTAGTGGACTTTTACGGTTTTTCATACAGCCAGCATGCGCCTCCGACACATGTAGGAAAGCATTTTCTGAACGTTTTTCGCCAACACTATGCTGGCGCCGTTCACCATATTTTTATTGTTGACGCCCCTCGATCATTTCGATTTCTGTGGACCATTTTTGCCCCCTTCATTGGCCAGGGAACTAGGGAGAAaatcaagtttttgaaaagcgtTAGAACGGCGTCTAAGCAATCCGTTTCCCGCTCGGCACTTTCGGATTTTTACGATCGAGAAGAGGCAACTCCGTGGATGGTAGCAGGGGGAGAAAAGGAATGTGAGTTGGACTTGAACGAATACTTGTACAACACAAGATTCGATCAAGCATTCGGGGACAGTAGAATCGCGCAAAGTCCCAAATTGTAA
- a CDS encoding predicted protein, translating into MASMRSAVHRHHFSALLPRVDSDGDETKEGDTSKRRRGSSLCSLYNHKNVQRNRFVVVLLVLIPLACYYVYVHATSKRAQLLAAGIPKVHPSVPLDFIVAGFPKCGTTTLLYALHKHPEVAMSPIENCQIARPIQQDDVNLKRLNKDLLQLDATPDESNDIILKKRGIKCPDALHTYKVIHRLAQHSPSCKFVIGVRHPIQMLQSFYNYRITEIYDKSLPKDNIPDLVDILQGTVPIWKDVSIDVARFELYLLQLAKTALTLADLETLQEHDWLAVKPNRFDVFLYTLDQINDEDVSRAAAFRGDLQSFLGLSNPLEPLGHENLNHFVGGQAHTETIDICEPHFDGVREALLRNSQATAAWIRTFIDAPTVTVSNRNHVLETLSAWDVDPCSVEETR; encoded by the coding sequence ATGGCGTCCATGCGTAGTGCTGTGCACCGGCACCATTTTTCTGCGTTGCTGCCACGCGTGGACAGCGATGGTGACGAGACCAAGGAAGGTGATACGTCGAAACGGAGGCGCGGTAGTAGTCTTTGCTCTCTTTACAACCACAAAAACGTCCAGCGGAATAGAttcgttgttgttttgttggtgcTTATTCCACTGGCTTGCTATTACGTCTACGTACACGCAACATCCAAACGAGCGCAGCTTCTTGCAGCAGGTATTCCCAAAGTTCATCCGTCCGTCCCACTCGATTTCATAGTCGCCGGCTTTCCGAAGTGCGGTACCACCACGCTACTGTACGCGTTACACAAGCATCCCGAAGTTGCCATGTCACCGATAGAAAATTGTCAAATTGCCCGACCCATCCAGCAGGATGACGTTAATTTGAAACGCCTGAACAAGGACTTGCTCCAATTGGACGCTACGCCCGACGAGTCGAACGATATTATACTGAAGAAACGAGGCATCAAATGCCCAGATGCACTCCACACCTACAAGGTGATTCACCGACTGGCCCAACACTCGCCTTCTTGTAAGTTCGTCATCGGCGTGCGACATCCCATACAAATGCTTCAATCCTTTTACAACTACCGCATCACCGAAATTTACGATAAAAGTCTACCGAAAGACAACATCCCGGATCTAGTCGATATTCTGCAAGGGACGGTTCCTATTTGGAAGGATGTGTCTATTGACGTGGCGCGATTTGAACTCTATCTCCTGCAACTCGCCAAAACAGCGTTGACCCTTGCTGATCTCGAAACTTTGCAAGAACACGATTGGTTGGCCGTCAAACCAAACAGGTTCGACGTTTTTCTTTACACGTTGGATCAAATAAATGACGAAGATGTTTCACGGGCTGCAGCTTTTCGCGGTGATTTGCAATCGTTTTTGGGCTTGTCTAATCCGTTGGAACCCCTCGGACACGAAAATTTGAATCACTTTGTTGGTGGTCAAGCCCATACCGAGACGATAGATATATGCGAGCCGCATTTTGACGGCGTCCGCGaggccttattgcgcaacAGTCAGGCGACGGCCGCGTGGATTCGCACCTTCATTGACGCACCAACCGTGACCGTTAGTAATCGCAATCACGTTTTGGAGACCTTGTCCGCCTGGGATGTCGATCCCTGTAGTGTCGAAGAGACAAGATGA
- a CDS encoding predicted protein, with protein sequence MTTASAGTETTGIGSLTTTPRPLLHTEASETPPRLDRVGGDGVPTACSAAAKTPCGFVPDPNFTSPRVASHSVSTSILRRAGTKDTLGATFPVPARHTPHHHDPFATPNTGTSTIAAAANEPDKEKGDDGIIDESSRFVVTVSANRDSSDNDSTGNRGETTSNYNESITNYGTERQPLISTNSTESPIQTTANTPFTSANSSASTVAELVLPASTYFSAHVAANIHKELRSSVGVQQSSRHNGILSISFDSKNPSERVSTTVVPRCTGPGGHDPSSVVMSIHNQSSPNASSRGKKRRPCGTTEGQTSGRWTDQEHQTFLMGLAKYGREWKKVASHIPSRSSAQVRSHAQKYFAKLQREEEEFMQAQEQQQHQQQHGHPDENVPNMLDETTVTTSITGSGSEAASLSQVLLSANVQANVERILAKPDTVQAEVQATLERLRRRYHALQRRLERTENHNAVLNKHAAIQDYNSTTDDHEDDVSRESSTLSSLQNEELIAVSVLHASLPRGDPTSSEHTYSKYHYEPPGSLSSCSDTSKRARFE encoded by the exons ATGACGACTGCCTCTGCGGGAACAGAAACAACGGGAATTGGATCGCTGACCACCACACCAAGGCCTTTGCTACACACGGAAGCTTCCGAAACGCCACCACGTCTCGATCGTGTTGGCGGAGACGGGGTCCCGACTGCGTGCTCCGCTGCGGCGAAAACGCCCTGCGGGTTCGTGCCAGACCCGAATTTCACGAGTCCCCGGGTCGCGAGCCATTCTGTTTCTACGTCTATCCTACGTAGGGCTGGTACAAAAGATACCCTAGGCGCCACGTTCCCGGTGCCAGCACGGCACACCCCCCACCACCACGACCCTTTCGCCACTCCGAACACTGGTACTAGTACTatcgctgctgctgccaatGAACCAGACAAGGAAAAGGGCGATGATGGCATAATCGATGAATCATCCAGATTTGTGGTCACTGTTAGCGCTAATCGCGACAGCTCGGACAACGACTCCACTGGTAACCGCGGAGAAACTACCAGCAATTACAACGAGAGCATCACCAACTACGGGACGGAGC GACAACCGCTTATCTCTACCAACAGCACGGAATCTCCAATCCAAACCACAGCTAATACACCTTTCACCAGTGCAAACTCGTCTGCATCTACAGTTGCAGAGTTAGTTCTACCGGCAAGCACCTATTTCAGCGCCCACGTCGCCGCCAACATTCACAAGGAACTTCGGAGCAGTGTTGGCGTTCAACAGAGCAGTAGACACAACGGGATCCTATCAATCTCTTTCGATAGCAAGAATCCTTCGGAAAGGGTATCAACCACCGTAGTACCGCGTTGTACTGGACCGGGAGGCCACGATCCTTCCAGCGTCGTAATGTctattcacaatcaatcatCTCCGAACGCGTCCTCGAGAGGCAAGAAGCGGCGGCCCTGCGGAACTACCGAGGGTCAAACATCAGGTCGCTGGACAGATCAAGAACACCAGACCTTTTTGATGGGTCTAGCCAAGTACGGACgggaatggaaaaaggtaGCTTCGCACATTCCGTCCCGGTCTTCCGCGCAAGTTCGTTCGCACGCACAAAAGTATTTTGCCAAGTTACAgcgcgaagaagaagaattcaTGCAAGCTcaagaacagcagcagcatcaacaacaacacggGCATCCGGACGAAAATGTGCCAAACATGCTAGACGAAACAACCGTCACCACCTCTATCACTGGATCTGGATCGGAGGCCGCTTCATTATCTCAAGTGCTGCTCTCCGCTAACGTCCAGGCCAATGTGGAACGAATTCTTGCCAAGCCCGACACTGTTCAAGCCGAAGTTCAAGCTACCTTGGAACGTCTACGTCGTCGGTATCATGCACTTCAACGGCGTTTAGAACGAACCGAAAATCACAATGCCGTACTGAACAAGCACGCAGCCATTCAAGATTACAATAGTACCACCGATGACCACGAGGATGATGTTTCTCGCGAAAGCAGTACACTCAGCAGTTTGCAAAATGAAGAGCTGATTGCGGTTTCCGTTTTGCACGCGTCGTTGCCCCGCGGCGATCCAACTTCATCGGAACACACCTACAGCAAATACCATTACGAACCGCCTGGATCGCTGTCGTCTTGCTCGGACACCTCCAAACGAGCACGGTTTGAATAA
- a CDS encoding predicted protein yields the protein MVCTNTGELITKKEGGRSSSSFEIVDAHHHFLDTNENSFQSFLARFVPHTAYLPDDYHRDVIQPLWQEKRIKIVGSVHVECMPDDGVSEVAWVESITDSQAPEAQLPTRDKPVALNFSENTVSIPNGPVVQAIVASVDLTQSDVQQTLHQLKQASPKVRGVRWILDCVGPYQPKTATHVATLRHDGEDYLDHDGNSKGKAFAFERGFAQLATHGMSFDLQCAPTQLPAAAALCARHPNVPVCVDHLGKPRALLGLDNCKIMSENSSTPDADELQRWREGMHALASLPQVYVKLSMLGYAVPGWIQTPERVALVKSLVREIVELFGPSRCMFAFNWWKDGPTSDADGMSTVGPNPVELVEYMSEWLSDYSEAERKDIFSGTARRFYRF from the coding sequence ATGGTGTGTACAAATACTGGAGAACTCATCACGAAGAAGGAAGGTGGTCGCTCATCCAGTTCTTTCGAAATTGTTGATGCGCACCATCATTTTCTAGATACCAACGAAAATTCCTTCCAGAGCTTTTTGGCTCGTTTTGTTCCCCACACGGCATACTTACCAGACGACTACCATCGTGATGTGATACAACCCTTGTGGCAAGAAAAACGGATCAAGATTGTGGGATCGGTTCACGTTGAATGCATGCCAGATGATGGTGTATCCGAAGTGGCTTGGGTAGAAAGTATCACGGACTCACAAGCACCAGAAGCCCAGCTACCTACAAGGGACAAGCCTGTTGCGCTCAATTTTTCTGAGAATACCGTCTCCATCCCGAACGGACCCGTAGTCCAAGCCATTGTAGCCTCGGTGGATCTAACGCAATCCGATGTACAACAGACTTTGCATCAACTGAAGCAGGCCTCTCCCAAAGTCCGTGGTGTCCGGTGGATTCTGGATTGCGTCGGTCCCTACCAGCCGAAAACTGCCACACACGTGGCAACGCTACGACACGATGGCGAGGACTACCTAGACCACGATGGAAACAGCAAAGGGAAGGCGTTTGCATTCGAACGTGGCTTTGCACAATTGGCGACCCACGGAATGAGTTTTGATCTGCAATGTGCGCCTACGCAGTTACCAGCTGCTGCCGCCTTGTGTGCCAGACACCCTAACGTACCCGTGTGCGTGGACCATTTGGGTAAACCAAGGGCCTTGTTAGGTTTGGACAATTGTAAGATTATGTCTGAAAATTCCTCTACTCCAGACGCTGACGAACTCCAGCGTTGGCGAGAAGGGATGCACGCGTTGGCCTCATTGCCGCAGGTGTACGTCAAGTTATCTATGTTGGGGTACGCTGTTCCGGGATGGATACAGACTCCAGAACGTGTAGCCTTAGTTAAGTCTTTGGTGCGAGAAATAGTGGAGCTATTTGGTCCCTCTCGTTGTATGTTTGCATTTAACTGGTGGAAAGACGGCCCAACTTCTGATGCAGATGGAATGAGTACTGTTGGCCCAAATCCGGTCGAACTGGTGGAGTACATGAGTGAGTGGCTGAGTGACTATTCGGAAGCCGAGCGGAAAGACATATTCTCTGGAACTGCACGAAGGTTCTATCGATTCTAG
- a CDS encoding predicted protein: MGFFQIQVPFKNDLDNKSQSSFATVKGAARSYKDVWYRRFLKPLSKKDSRVSNRDVFRRRAFYSSGIPVAELEGFHEFFEPSYRRYSPLYGLLFSYNNMVDNLYRYGNADAEPAVALIRSLFHQLPGGDVQPTHLGSEPGAHLSASIIGLLIEKFESLKHRLEEMPHQEAMAFLVNELLQQTVNHPDYQLERKELIEDSVKAQQNLNHLRRRDEESQPVRDEIKMLEGDVIKASRHKVKRLKKQLEKFKDKQAIQKTISEIEITMKSAEKKVADLRSQIVTSLDFKLARKNLQRAEQMVEQEKSGREAYVTALASSFLRYDLESANPSCLPKYTTAAVLLAYMWRKYDGIHFLEEYFEVMERMGVLIRPAGERGDLLKQESDCTLDSSVRKLPRVQEWSAGDTEAAAIVVIGQPGVIRRPTIVPFSYITWAAYSEFPDCGETALRNFLNQLLYNPNTGMFDHGLLKLLRAAYYPNMNPKLLQFYQRHVSPQDSTSQETAVEWIDTTTGLNDGRDGDVLIRYRREKQQTNIASPLKNLLRVFNALFGIEPLDKESLPEVIDHMNELRDTRLRVDMARVRDDGFGVVSLSDGKVRYELQSYKPVHFGFVQAETLRSDAAGKQVYGIFRKLKKYSCGIPHVAFDKQAYFEQLALASLFVPYQLNSGRIKPFFRVAPAHYMLLFADMTGPAQRLAAVEWAKGRESNDQLEAFIKGIESYQEPDFMPRPK; encoded by the coding sequence ATGGGCTTCTTTCAAATTCAGGTCCCTTTTAAGAATGATTTGGATAATAAGAGCCAATCTTCGTTCGCCACAGTGAAAGGAGCTGCGAGATCGTACAAGGACGTGTGGTACAGAAGATTTTTGAAGCCACTAAGCAAAAAGGACAGTAGAGTGTCGAACCGTGATGTTTTCCGACGACGTGCCTTCTATTCGTCCGGAATTCCAGTGGCCGAGCTCGAGGGATTCCACGAGTTTTTTGAGCCGTCGTATCGTCGATACTCCCCTCTGTATGGCTTACTCTTTAGCTACAACAACATGGTAGATAACCTGTATCGATACGGAAACGCCGACGCTGAGCCCGCTGTTGCTTTGATACGAAGTCTTTTTCATCAGCTTCCAGGAGGTGATGTACAGCCGACGCACCTCGGAAGTGAGCCTGGTGCCCATTTATCCGCTAGTATAATTGGGCTTTTAATCGAAAAATTTGAAAGTCTGAAGCATCGGTTGGAGGAAATGCCTCATCAAGAAGCAATGGCGTTTTTGGTCAACGAGCTACTTCAGCAGACTGTGAATCATCCTGACTACCAATTGGAGCGAAAGGAACTGATAGAAGATAGTGTGAAAGCTCAGCAAAATCTCAATCATCTTCGCCGAAGAGATGAAGAGTCGCAACCTGTGCGAGATGAGATCAAGATGTTAGAAGGGGATGTCATTAAGGCATCGCGTCACAAAGTCAAGCGTCTCAAGAAGCAATTAGAAAAattcaaagacaaacaagCCATTCAGAAAACAATTTCCGAAATAGAGATCACCATGAAAAGTGCGGAAAAAAAAGTTGCAGATTTGAGGTCCCAAATTGTCACGAGTCTAGATTTCAAGCTTGCGCGCAAAAACTTGCAACGAGCAGAGCAGATGGTAGAGCAAGAGAAGAGTGGTCGCGAAGCTTATGTGACTGCTCTGGCCAGTTCGTTTTTAAGATATGACTTGGAGTCGGCGAACCCAAgttgtcttccaaagtaCACCACCGCTGCTGTTCTACTTGCCTATATGTGGCGGAAGTACGATGGAATTCATTTCCTAGAAGAATACTTCGAGGTTATGGAACGAATGGGAGTCCTTATACGTCCAGCTGGAGAAAGAGGAGACTTGCTGAAGCAAGAAAGCGACTGCACCTTAGACTCCAGCGTCAGAAAACTTCCGCGGGTGCAGGAGTGGTCCGCGGGAGATACTGAAGCTGCCGCTATCGTTGTTATTGGCCAACCGGGCGTAATTCGTCGACCGACAATTGTCCCTTTCTCCTACATCACTTGGGCAGCCTACAGTGAATTCCCTGATTGTGGAGAAACAGCGTTACGGAACTTTTTGAATCAGCTCCTTTACAATCCGAACACAGGCATGTTTGATCATGGACTTCTAAAATTGCTTCGCGCGGCCTACTATCCCAATATGAACCCAAAGCTGCTTCAGTTTTATCAGAGACATGTTAGTCCTCAGGATAGCACCAGTCAAGAAACGGCTGTAGAATGGATTGATACGACTACAGGACTCAACGATGGTCGAGATGGCGATGTCCTGATTAGATACCGACGTGAAAAGCAGCAGACCAACATTGCCAGTCCCCTCAAGAATCTGCTGCGAGTTTTTAACGCTTTATTTGGAATCGAGCCTCTCGATAAGGAAAGCTTGCCGGAAGTAATCGACCATATGAATGAGCTTCGCGATACTAGACTCCGAGTGGACATGGCTAGAGTACGTGACGATGGATTCGGTGTTGTAAGTCTATCGGACGGCAAAGTCCGATACGAGCTGCAATCATACAAGCCTGTCCATTTCGGCTTTGTTCAAGCCGAGACGCTGCGGTCTGATGCCGCGGGAAAGCAGGTTTACGGTATCTTTCGTAAACTGAAGAAGTATAGCTGCGGGATACCCCATGTTGCCTTCGACAAGCAGGCATACTTTGAGCAGCtggccttggcttccttATTTGTTCCTTACCAGCTCAATAGCGGCCGAATCAAGCCATTCTTTCGGGTCGCCCCTGCCCACTACATGCTGCTATTTGCGGATATGACCGGGCCTGCGCAGCGACTAGCAGCTGTTGAATGGGCCAAAGGTCGGGAAAGCAACGACCAGCTAGAAGCTTTTATAAAAGGAATCGAATCGTACCAAGAGCCCGACTTCATGCCTCGACCAAAATAA
- a CDS encoding predicted protein, whose translation MFLDFHVGVTPWRETWIARRQKRVKGVWDGALERQFIVLRDQRRLTFFLDGPILSTPYSPRENDVNGQTCENRRNVPYIFCFHAMFLSGNNFLLTDPPEDYVLVCINRPGYFGSDPAPPTYTYETFADDVKELADYLRIDCFSVAGHSSGGPCALACAAHIGPKRIVSVGILSGDPEYAHEGIPNKSDRNAFLLGKFLPNLLLFLPCIPLCRQARLGLINDYRLETSSYSFRTEDVLQPALVYVGEDDQVMPLEVSRHVHERLDNSTYRIVPNIGHMGLLRDEVRDAMSLSVRALPQSLSQTVSRRHTTVLEDFFENLLALADHNLEPADEVVEPLTPSRILDDVMDIELVSSTNPSSRSSQVHHRVV comes from the exons ATGTTTTTGGATTTTCACGTGGGCGTGACACCCTGGCGGGAAACTTGGATTGCACGACGTCAGAAGCGGGTCAAGGGTGTGTGGGACGGAGCGCTAGAACGCCAATTCATCGTTCTGCGAGACCAACGCCGACTAACCTTTTTCCTGGACGGACCCATCCTTTCCACTCCCTATTCCCCCCGAGAGAACGATGTCAATGGCCAAACTTGCGAAAATCGACGAAATGTTCCGTACATTTTCTGTTTCCACGCCATGTTCTTGTCCGGCAACAATTTTCTACTAACGGACCCACCGGAGGACTATGTTTTGGTCTGCATCAATCGGCCCGGATACTTTGGCTCCGATCCAGCACCACCCACCTACACGTACGAAACTTTTGCTGATGATGTCAAGGAGCTTGCTGACTACTTACGCATCGATTGCTTTAGCGTGGCTGGTCATTCCAGTGGTGGTCCGTGCGCGTTGGCATGCGCGGCTCATATAGGTCCGAAACGGATCGTCTCGGTCGGCATTCTGTCGGGAGACCCCGAGTATGCGCACGAAGGCATACCGAACAAGTCCGATCGAAACGCATTTTTGCTGGGAAAGTTCTTGCCCAACCTTTTACTATTTTTACCTTGTATTCCACTTTGCCGACAAGCGCGCTTGGGACTCATCAACGACTATCGTCTAGAGACAAGTTCCTACAGTTTCCGTACCGAGGACGTTTTACAGCCGGCGCTGGTGTACGTGGGAGAAGACGACCAGGTCATGCCGCTGGAAGTTTCAAGGCACGTTCACGAACGGCTGGACAATTCCACCTATCGGATTGTACCTAATATTGGTCACATGGGACTGCTCCGCGACGAAG TTCGAGATGCGATGTCTCTCAGTGTTCGTGCCCTACCGCAATCTCTCTCACAAACTGTTTCCCGCCGTCACACCACAGTTCTTGAAGATTTTTTTGAAAATTTGTTGGCCTTGGCCGATCATAATCTTGAACCGGCGGATGAAGTGGTGGAACCGCTTACACCTTCGAGAATATTGGACGACGTGATGGATATTGAACTAGTATCGTCTACAAACCCGTCGAGTCGAAGTTCGCAAGTGCACCATCGCGTTGTGTAA
- a CDS encoding predicted protein, translated as MTRRRAGRSLGKTLLPVLLSSLTTVGAWLPTVHHSILPFSRFAESFPFQRISTASTILYTTSDGNKSKKNTNTASHSKFAQPAFRQAAYTGTTRKERQTPGPEQHTTHRSPQPFGADSKISSLHLERVRTAGRVGTKRYVNPCKVFVGNLPFAMDESALQTWLSAQMGLPPAVLLNECKIVRDWKTGKSKGFGFAVFTEAIYATVCIEKCHGAKLESRPVTVKQGQRKPDENLVYIKKRKEQPSDAEEAAIQNGLTQAEGHIRDDIVIMDPEEMAMIKMLDPDLLPDHVQINGSSNSASSVSSSSSSSAYSSDDILFDDIDEDDDEGVDGFWYGDDDEAGDDDSDIQLDTTMTQNREQRREAAKRQPKRRKLINKGFGTV; from the coding sequence ATGACACGAAGAAGAGCTGGTAGATCCTTAGGCAAGACGCTGTTACCGGTGCTTCTAAGCTCCTTGACTACCGTGGGAGCTTGGCTTCCAACGGTACACCACTCGATATTACCATTCTCCCGCTTTGCCGAGTCCTTTCCTTTTCAGAGAATTTCCACCGCGAGCACAATTTTGTACACGACGTCTGATGGCAACAAGAGTAAGAAGAATACGAATACTGCTTCCCACTCCAAATTTGCACAACCCGCCTTTCGGCAGGCTGCGTATACCGGAACGACCCGTAAGGAACGTCAAACGCCGGGCCCTGAGCAACACACGACGCACCGTTCACCACAACCGTTCGGGGCCGACAGTAAAATTTCCTCTTTGCATCTCGAAAGAGTTCGAACTGCTGGTCGCGTCGGGACCAAGCGTTACGTCAACCCTTGCAAGGTATTCGTCGGCAACTTGCCCTTTGCAATGGACGAATCCGCATTGCAGACTTGGTTGAGTGCGCAAATGGGTCTGCCTCCCGCCGTTTTGCTGAACGAATGCAAGATCGTTCGGGATTGGAAGACGGGAAAATCGAAAGGTTTCGGATTTGCCGTCTTTACCGAAGCCATTTATGCGACCGTGTGTATCGAAAAATGTCACGGTGCAAAACTGGAATCTCGACCTGTTACGGTGAAACAGGGACAAAGGAAACCGGACGAGAATCTAGTGTACATTAAAAAGCGGAAAGAGCAACCATcggatgcggaagaagcTGCCATCCAAAACGGGTTGACACAAGCCGAAGGTCATATCCGTGATGATATCGTCATAATGGATCCGGAAGAAATGGCCATGATTAAAATGCTGGATCCGGACCTGTTACCAGATCACGTACAAATTAACGGGAGCAGCAACTCAGCTTCGAGTGTGTCATcatcctcttcatcgtctgCTTACAGTAGCGACGATATTTTATTTGACGAcattgacgaagacgacgacgaaggtgTGGATGGGTTTTGGtacggtgacgacgacgaagctgGCGACGATGACAGCGATATTCAGCTCGATACGACCATGACTCAAAATCGAGAACAACGCCGTGAGGCTGCAAAGCGACAACCCAAACGACGCAAGTTGATCAACAAGGGGTTCGGTACCGTGTAA